The following coding sequences are from one Ovis canadensis isolate MfBH-ARS-UI-01 breed Bighorn chromosome 7, ARS-UI_OviCan_v2, whole genome shotgun sequence window:
- the LOC138444108 gene encoding LOW QUALITY PROTEIN: olfactory receptor 4K3-like (The sequence of the model RefSeq protein was modified relative to this genomic sequence to represent the inferred CDS: substituted 1 base at 1 genomic stop codon) yields MAWNNQSVITEFILQGLSSSWELQMIYFLFFSVVYAATVLGNLLIVLTVISEPRLHSPMYFLLGNLSFIDMSLASFATPKMITDFFREPKVISFEGXITQIFFLHLLGGVEIVLLISMSFDRYVAICKPLRYLTIMNRRMCLGLVTLSWIVSIFHAMSQLAFTVNLPFCGPNEVDSFFCDLPLVIKLACVDTYVLGVFMISTSGMIARVCFILLVISYSVIWVTVRQRSPDRSSKALSTCSAHFTVVTLFFGPCIFIYVWPFTNFPIDKVLSVFYTIFTPLLNPVIYTLRNKDVKGSMRKLSSRVLKYSKTDHSP; encoded by the coding sequence ATGGCCTGGAATAATCAGTCAGTCATAACTGAATTCATACTACAGGGTCTTTCCAGTTCTTGGGAACTCCAGATGAtctatttcctgtttttctctgtAGTCTATGCAGCCACTGTGCTGGGGAACCTCCTCATTGTGCTCACCGTTATATCAGAGCCACGCCTGCACTCCCCCATGTACTTTCTGCTGGGCAACCTCTCCTTCATTGACATGTCTCTGGCCTCATTTGCCACTCCCAAAATGATTACAGATTTCTTCAGGGAGCCCAAAGTCATCTCTTTTGAAGGCTGAATCACCCAGATATTCTTCCTGCATCTCTTAGGGGGTGTTGAGATTGTGCTGCTGATATCCATGTCTTTTGATAGGTATGTGGCTATCTGTAAGCCTTTACGCTATTTAACCATCATGAACCGGAGAATGTGCCTTGGGCTTGTGACCCTTTCCTGGATTGTCAGCATCTTCCATGCTATGAGTCAGTTAGCATTTACTGTGAATCTGCCCTTCTGTGGGCCCAATGAAGTGGACAGTTTCTTCTGTGATCTTCCCTTAGTGATTAAACTTGCCTGCGTAGACACATATGTTCTCGGAGTGTTCATGATCTCAACCAGCGGCATGATTGCCCGAGTGTGCTTCATTCTCTTAGTGATTTCCTACTCTGTCATCTGGGTCACTGTTAGGCAACGTTCTCCTGACAGGTCCTCCAAAGCTCTCTCCACCTGCAGTGCCCACTTCACTGTTGTGACCCTTTTCTTTGGCCCATGCATTTTCATTTACGTGTGGCCTTTCACAAATTTCCCAATAGACAAAGTTCTCTCAGTATTTTATAccattttcactcccctcttaAATCCAGTAATCTATACTCTTAGAAATAAGGATGTCAAGGGTTCCATGAGAAAACTTAGCAGCCGTGTCTTGAAGTATAGCAAGACTGATCATAGCCCTTGA